TAGACAAGGGATAATGTAGGTGAGGCGGTAGTTTCTACTGAAATGGGTGTTTTCTCTGTGAGCGCCAGAAATAGGTCTTCCAGGTTTTGCTGGGCGTAGGATAAGCCAGAAACAGCAATGCCCTGCCCTACCAGTAGGTGGTTTAGAGCGGCAACCTCGTGCTTGTCTTTCACGGGAATGGTAACCCAATGGCCTTCCTTTACGGTGGTAACATAGCCGTTTTGCTGCAAGATTTCCTGCGCCAGAAAAACATTGTCTACCTCCACCTCCACACCGGTAGCGGTAGAAGCCACATGGGCCAGGTCCTGCACCGCTCCTTCAAAGGCCATTTTCCCTTGATGAATGATGGACAGGTGGGTGACCGTTTTCTCTATTTCGCTGAGGAGGTGGCTAGACAGGAAAATGGTTTTGCCGTGCTCTTGGTTTAAGTCTTTCAACAGCTCCCGCATTTCCCGTATTCCGCTGGGATCTAATCCGTTGGTAGGTTCGTCTAAAATCAGCAGTTCAGGGTCAGAGAGCAGCGCCAGGGCAATACCCAACCGTTGGCACATGCCCAGAGAGTAATGTTTTACTAGGCGGTTTGCCTCTTGTGACAGCCGTACTACCTGCAGCACATGGTCTATCCGGCTTTTCTCCAGACCCAGCTGGCGGCGCATTACCTCCAGGTTGTCCTTTCCGGAAAGGTGTCGGTATAGGCTGGGCATCTCTATCAACGCCCCCACTTTCTGCAAGGCGGGCAACCGGTGCTGCCAAAGGTCCTGTCCAAACAAATGAATGCTCCCCTTTTTGGGCTGAAGCAGGCCCAGGAGCAACCGGATGGTGGTGGTTTTACCAGAGCCATTGGGCCCCAGAAAGCCATAGATGCTGCCCTTCGGGATCTCCAGGTTCAGGCCTTTCAGGACTTCCTGGTTTCCGTAGGAAT
The nucleotide sequence above comes from Nibribacter ruber. Encoded proteins:
- a CDS encoding ABC transporter ATP-binding protein, producing MKEPLIHTQDLRYSYGNQEVLKGLNLEIPKGSIYGFLGPNGSGKTTTIRLLLGLLQPKKGSIHLFGQDLWQHRLPALQKVGALIEMPSLYRHLSGKDNLEVMRRQLGLEKSRIDHVLQVVRLSQEANRLVKHYSLGMCQRLGIALALLSDPELLILDEPTNGLDPSGIREMRELLKDLNQEHGKTIFLSSHLLSEIEKTVTHLSIIHQGKMAFEGAVQDLAHVASTATGVEVEVDNVFLAQEILQQNGYVTTVKEGHWVTIPVKDKHEVAALNHLLVGQGIAVSGLSYAQQNLEDLFLALTEKTPISVETTASPTLSLV